The Stigmatella aurantiaca DW4/3-1 genome contains the following window.
GCAACGTGGTCCCGACGGCGGCGAACCTCCTGACCTTCTCCGTCAGCGGCCCCGCCACGTACCTGGGCGGCACCCAGCAGTACGTCGCCAACGGCTCGAATGCCTACTCCACCTCTGGTGGCCGCAGCGCGGTCAATTACCACGCGCCGGGCGATCCCGAGTTGCAGGCCGAGGGCGGCCTTTCCAAGATCGCCCTCCTGAGCCAGTTCACCTCGGGCACGGTGACGGTGACCGCGACCTCGCCTGGCCTCGCCGCGGGGAGCGCGACCTTCACCATCCAGCCGGTTCCTTCCTTCCAACCCCCGGCGACGGCGCCGACGATCATCCTCCAGCCCGCGAGCACCGCGGTCACCTCTGGTCAGCCGGCCACGTTCACCGTCACGGCGACCGGCACGGCGCCGATGACCTTTCAGTGGTCTCGGAACGGCACGGCGATCGCTGGCGCGACCGCGGCGAGCTACACCACGCCGGCCACCACCTCCGCCGACAACAACGCCCAGTTCACCGTGAGGCTCACCAACAGCCTGGGTTCGGCCACCTCGAGCGCTGCCTCGCTCACGGTGGTCGCCCCCGCCGCGGTCGCGATCACCACGCCGCCCGCCAGCCGGACGGCCTACGTGGGCCAGACCACGACGTTCTCGGTCACGGCGACCGGGTCGCCGACGCTCACCTACCAGTGGCGCAAGAACGGGGCGGCCATCGCCGGTGCCACCTCCGCCACCTACACCACCCCGGTCCTCACCGCAGCCGACAACGGGACGAGCTACACGGTGGTGGTGACGAACCCCGTCAACTCGGTGACCTCCGCCGCGGGCGTCCTCACGGTCAATCCCGCGGTCGCACCGACCCTCACGCAGCAGCCGATCAGCGTCTCCGTCCGGGCCAATGATCCGGTGAGCTTCTCCGTCATGGCGGCCGGGACGTCGCCGTTCACCTACCAGTGGCAGTTCAACGGCGTGAACATCACCGGCGCGAACGGCTCCACGTACACCATCGCGCAAGCCCAGAACGGCGACGCGGGCAAGTACACGGTTGTCGTGAGCAACGCCGCGGGGAGCGTGACGAGCGCGGCGGCGACGCTCACCATCGCTCCGCCCGGCGTCAATCTGGCGCTGCGCCAGCCGGCCACGGGCAGCAGCACCCAGGGGGGGGGCCTCGAGGCAACCCTTGCGACCGACGGTAACCTCACCACGCGGTGGGCCTCCGCCGGCGCGATCGATCCTTCCTGGCTCCAGGTGGACCTCGGCGCCGTGAAGGCCTTCAACACCGTCGTGCTTTACTGGGAGGCCGCCTTCGCCACGCAGTACCAGGTCCAGTACTCCAACGATGGGCAGACCTGGTCCCTCGCCGCCAGCAACACGAGTGGACAGGGCGGCGTCGAGACGGTGAGCTTCCCCACCGTCCAGGGGCGGTACGTGCGCATGTATGGCCAGGCGCGCGCCACTGCGTACGGCTACTCGCTGTACGAACTGCAGGTCTACAACGTGCCCCAGTGTGGCGGCGCGGGCGAGCGCTTCACGGTCCTCTCCAGCGCGCTCGTGAAAGACAACCAGAGTGGCCTGACGTGGCAGCGCGCCCAGACGACCTACACGGAGCAGGGCGCGCAGTACACGCAGGCCATCGCCCAGGCGTACTGCGCGTCGCAGAGCATGCGCCTGCCCACCCAGGCCGAGGCGCTCGGTATTGGTGGCGTGAACTCGGCCGCATGCGCGTTCCCGCTCCCGTGGAGCACCTGGAGTTCCACCGCCGACCCGTCGGACGCGACGCGCGCCGCCTTCGTCAGCTACACCGGCCAGTCGACCTGGCAGGTCGCGAACAACTACCCCGGTGCCGTGGTGTGCACCTCTGGATCGGCGGGCGCCGCGCCGACGATCACCACTCAGCCGACCTCGAAGACGGTCGCGGTGGGCCAGACCGCCACGTTCAGCGTGGCGGCGACCGGGGCCGGGACGCTGACCTACCAGTGGCGTAAGAACGGCGCCGCCATCGCTGGCGCGACCGCAACCAGCTACACCACGCCAGCGGCCACGGTGGCCGACAGCGGCGCGCAGTTCACCGTCGCCGTCACCAACGCGGGTGGGGTGGTGGTCAGCAACGCCGCCACCCTCACCGTGACCGGAGGCACCTGCACCACGGTTCCCTCGGCCCCGGGAGGGCTCTCCGCGACGGCCAACTCCGCCACCCAGATCTCGCTGGCGTGGAGCGCAAGCACGGCCGGCTCAGGCTGCGTCGTCACCTACGACGTCTTCCGGGCGACGACCTCCGGCTTCACGCCTGGCACCACCAACCGGATCGCCACCGGGTTGACCGGCACGACGTACCCGGACGGCGCGGTCGCCGCCTCGACCACGTATTACTACGTCGTCAAGGCGGTGGACGCGGCGGGGTCCTCGGCCGCCTCGAATCAGGCGAGCGCGACCACGCCGGGCAATCCCACGGGGGGGACGCTCCTCTCGCAGGGGAAGACGGCGACGGCGTCGTCGGCCGAGGCGGGCCTCGGTGCGGCCAACGCGGTGGACGGCAACACCGGCACGCGGTGGGGGAGCGCCTTCACCAACAACGAGTGGATCTACGTTGACCTCGGCGCGAGCGCGACCATCAGCCGGGTGGTCCTGAACTGGGAGCCGGCCTACGCGACTGGTTACCAGATCCAGACCGCGGCCAGCGCGTCCGGCCCGTGGACGACCATCTACTCCACCACCACCGGCGACGGCGGCATCGACGACCTGAGCGTGTCCGGCACTGGCCGCTACGTGCGCATGAACGGCACACAGCGCGCG
Protein-coding sequences here:
- a CDS encoding discoidin domain-containing protein, giving the protein MAVAAQAVAPPTSERVTIDLSAGMPGQSHWRYLKGQDSTTFASPSFDDSAWSQVGIPHGANYLTTFLNTVSGGGDGYLDGGSQWYRLRFTLGTQYAASKVLVEFEGAHTGVQVYINGTLLPGISAVAGNAQASHVIGFLPFIVDLTPYIQANGTTQNVLAVRVSRGAAWFKQPGFSGAFRFGQAEAGLFRPAKMFITNKVHIPRNVYSNQRTWGTYVTTVSIVPSTATTAKAESAVVAVQTNVLNETTSTQQVTLTTQIVDANGNVVVAAPPVTQSVPAMTPSTFPSSATPMFDQRITVPNPTLWYPNNSIYGKPYLYKVFHVVSVNGVVVDSTQTTLGIRVITWDKNLPYFNGHAMFLWGGSGRYDYPGLGSSVPEEHQWRDLELFAAGGGNIWRPGHSSSSEEFVDAADAYGVMIVQPSGDGENGFNTPAPDDVTLKKELHRDMIIRDRSHPSILAWESNNGVTNQSVGTALLAINQVWDPISTRAAADRTPDPVNGLILGCTLEGCEVGVKNQFPNNPAWGAEYWGNGTARGLAYDHELTFLAPFLNDWRKSKQANAFGMVQWYFADTPGETGLFAEYQQYRGTPQQATYENSVRSIGSSSVDMNRFPKLLYYAYQAAWTPFSLKPVVRLGHHWNRSGQVTVNAFSNCPSVRLRINGGDQGTKTPNPWNSDSSSNLTQSTRLLPFQASWDVTFAAGTLLAECLDQFGNVVATDKKVTAGAAAKVVLKAVPALVRPDGTAFAVTANGSDAAFVVAEVQDANGNVVPTAANLLTFSVSGPATYLGGTQQYVANGSNAYSTSGGRSAVNYHAPGDPELQAEGGLSKIALLSQFTSGTVTVTATSPGLAAGSATFTIQPVPSFQPPATAPTIILQPASTAVTSGQPATFTVTATGTAPMTFQWSRNGTAIAGATAASYTTPATTSADNNAQFTVRLTNSLGSATSSAASLTVVAPAAVAITTPPASRTAYVGQTTTFSVTATGSPTLTYQWRKNGAAIAGATSATYTTPVLTAADNGTSYTVVVTNPVNSVTSAAGVLTVNPAVAPTLTQQPISVSVRANDPVSFSVMAAGTSPFTYQWQFNGVNITGANGSTYTIAQAQNGDAGKYTVVVSNAAGSVTSAAATLTIAPPGVNLALRQPATGSSTQGGGLEATLATDGNLTTRWASAGAIDPSWLQVDLGAVKAFNTVVLYWEAAFATQYQVQYSNDGQTWSLAASNTSGQGGVETVSFPTVQGRYVRMYGQARATAYGYSLYELQVYNVPQCGGAGERFTVLSSALVKDNQSGLTWQRAQTTYTEQGAQYTQAIAQAYCASQSMRLPTQAEALGIGGVNSAACAFPLPWSTWSSTADPSDATRAAFVSYTGQSTWQVANNYPGAVVCTSGSAGAAPTITTQPTSKTVAVGQTATFSVAATGAGTLTYQWRKNGAAIAGATATSYTTPAATVADSGAQFTVAVTNAGGVVVSNAATLTVTGGTCTTVPSAPGGLSATANSATQISLAWSASTAGSGCVVTYDVFRATTSGFTPGTTNRIATGLTGTTYPDGAVAASTTYYYVVKAVDAAGSSAASNQASATTPGNPTGGTLLSQGKTATASSAEAGLGAANAVDGNTGTRWGSAFTNNEWIYVDLGASATISRVVLNWEPAYATGYQIQTAASASGPWTTIYSTTTGDGGIDDLSVSGTGRYVRMNGTQRALVGYGYSLWEFQVYGTSTSTATLLSQGKTATASSAEAGLGAANAVDGNTGTRWGSAFTNNEWIYVDLGASATISRVVLNWEPAYATGYQIQTAASASGPWTTIYSTTTGDGGIDDLSVSGTGRYVRMNGTQRALVGYGYSLWEFQVYGSQP